The following proteins are encoded in a genomic region of Grus americana isolate bGruAme1 chromosome 5, bGruAme1.mat, whole genome shotgun sequence:
- the LOC129206749 gene encoding olfactory receptor 5AS1-like isoform X1 — MPEENCTPLTEFILLGFADRLEVEIPLFGLFLLIYATTVVGNAGLIVLVQLNACLHTPMYYFLKNLSVLDLSCSSAIAPKMLVSLLAQQKTISLVGCATQMFLFAAFADAQCLILAAMAYDCYMAVCHPLLYTVAMSRRVCTSMVAGAYLSGGLTSLVHTSFTFTLLFCGSNVINHFFCDIPPLLELSRSDTHINEVLLFTLCGFIQTSTFLTIVVSYGCILNTVLRIHVADSRHKAFYTCTSHLTAVGLFYGSLLFTYLRPSSSYSLDTDKVISAFYTVVFPMLNPLIYSLRNKEVKDALRRTVGRRVFSHQAVVASRFVVAFFLFLASTHTLET, encoded by the exons ATGCCCGAAGAAAACTGCACCCCACTGACTGAGTTCATTCTCTTGGGTTTCGCTGACCGTCTGGAGGTGGAGATACCTTTGTTTGGGCTCTTTCTGCTCATCTACGCCACCACTGTGGTGGGGAACGCTGGCCTCATTGTGCTCGTCCAGCTCAATGCTTGCCTTCATACCCCCATGTACTACTTCCTTAAAAATTTGTCTGTCTTAGACCTTAGCTGTTCATCTGCCATTGCTCCCAAGATGCTGGTGAGTCTGTTAGCACAGCAGAAGACCATTTCTTTAGTCGGTTGTGCAACGCAGATGTTTCTCTTTGCTGCCTTCGCTGATGCCCAGTGCCTCATTTTGGCTGCGATGGCCTATGACTGCTACATGGCCGTATGTCATCCTCTTCTCTACACCGTGGCCATGTCCCGCAGGGTCTGCACCTCCATGGTAGCTGGGGCTTATCTCAGCGGGGGTCTGACCTCACTGGTGCACACGTCTTTCACGTTCACGTTGTTGTTCTGTGGCTCTAACGTGATCAACCACTTCTTCTGTGACATTCCACCGCTGCTGGAGCTCTCCCGCTCCGATACGCACATCAACGAGGTCCTCCTCTTCACCCTCTGTGGCTTTATACAAACCAGCACCTTCCTGACCATCGTTGTCTCCTACGGCTGCATCCTCAACACCGTCCTCCGGATCCACGTGGCAGATAGCAGGCACAAAGCCTTCTACACCTGCACGTCCCATCTGACGGCCGTCGGGTTATTCTACGGCTCCCTCCTCTTCACGTATTTACGGCCCAGCTCCAGCTACTCGCTGGACACGGACAAAGTGATCTCTGCGTTTTATACCGTCGTCTTTCCCATGCTGAACCCCCTGATTTACAGCTTGAGGAACAAAGAGGTGAAGGATGCCCTAAGGAGAACAGTAGGGAGAAGAGTGTTTTCTCA CCAGGCTGTGGTTGCCTCCcgttttgttgttgctttcttccttttcttggcTTCCACACACACGCTGGAAACTTAA
- the LOC129206749 gene encoding olfactory receptor 5AS1-like isoform X2, translating to MPEENCTPLTEFILLGFADRLEVEIPLFGLFLLIYATTVVGNAGLIVLVQLNACLHTPMYYFLKNLSVLDLSCSSAIAPKMLVSLLAQQKTISLVGCATQMFLFAAFADAQCLILAAMAYDCYMAVCHPLLYTVAMSRRVCTSMVAGAYLSGGLTSLVHTSFTFTLLFCGSNVINHFFCDIPPLLELSRSDTHINEVLLFTLCGFIQTSTFLTIVVSYGCILNTVLRIHVADSRHKAFYTCTSHLTAVGLFYGSLLFTYLRPSSSYSLDTDKVISAFYTVVFPMLNPLIYSLRNKEVKDALRRTVGRRVFSQ from the coding sequence ATGCCCGAAGAAAACTGCACCCCACTGACTGAGTTCATTCTCTTGGGTTTCGCTGACCGTCTGGAGGTGGAGATACCTTTGTTTGGGCTCTTTCTGCTCATCTACGCCACCACTGTGGTGGGGAACGCTGGCCTCATTGTGCTCGTCCAGCTCAATGCTTGCCTTCATACCCCCATGTACTACTTCCTTAAAAATTTGTCTGTCTTAGACCTTAGCTGTTCATCTGCCATTGCTCCCAAGATGCTGGTGAGTCTGTTAGCACAGCAGAAGACCATTTCTTTAGTCGGTTGTGCAACGCAGATGTTTCTCTTTGCTGCCTTCGCTGATGCCCAGTGCCTCATTTTGGCTGCGATGGCCTATGACTGCTACATGGCCGTATGTCATCCTCTTCTCTACACCGTGGCCATGTCCCGCAGGGTCTGCACCTCCATGGTAGCTGGGGCTTATCTCAGCGGGGGTCTGACCTCACTGGTGCACACGTCTTTCACGTTCACGTTGTTGTTCTGTGGCTCTAACGTGATCAACCACTTCTTCTGTGACATTCCACCGCTGCTGGAGCTCTCCCGCTCCGATACGCACATCAACGAGGTCCTCCTCTTCACCCTCTGTGGCTTTATACAAACCAGCACCTTCCTGACCATCGTTGTCTCCTACGGCTGCATCCTCAACACCGTCCTCCGGATCCACGTGGCAGATAGCAGGCACAAAGCCTTCTACACCTGCACGTCCCATCTGACGGCCGTCGGGTTATTCTACGGCTCCCTCCTCTTCACGTATTTACGGCCCAGCTCCAGCTACTCGCTGGACACGGACAAAGTGATCTCTGCGTTTTATACCGTCGTCTTTCCCATGCTGAACCCCCTGATTTACAGCTTGAGGAACAAAGAGGTGAAGGATGCCCTAAGGAGAACAGTAGGGAGAAGAGTGTTTTCTCAGTGA